A part of Candida albicans SC5314 chromosome 2, complete sequence genomic DNA contains:
- the LTE1 gene encoding mitotic regulator (Protein similar to GDP/GTP exchange factors; repressed by alpha pheromone in SpiderM medium; flow model biofilm repressed), protein MPQDNPESTNLTGDIGNNNNNNNKGEQQSPLSGQDIAKNNQDHDNIQEILQSDSIFKTPEQVETHDILSTLTSNCYNEQGQELNLQGHQQINIHPDFYYNKHNESIFDDERIFPCLPTTNDNEDLVKYDEFNPELINHATIKALIIQMTSPEIIDYSLICDFFLTYRMFSNSNEIMNLLLTRLIWALQYLNSVSEDNIKIGKLVLVRTFVVLRHWIINYFVDDFNNNNELCDYFTNTINKITLESNLIPQQQEPTNKVDSNHSLFTRKILGDLKIHWLKIINEFWLLDLDIHSMLTNNSAYDYILPLTSTLNNIKKLSKSNTEASIRSNPSYRRSAMLSLYDQRIQHKMLIFDDTSSNNQQENPQFSINNLLLHHHSSRVSINNKIKTIQQQKKLLKSPTFSSSFNIPKSPLISNSNLANIPSPTPAPTHTLTTPTRLHSRSNNKRALMQSKRHNHMNIKDSSLDLKKTTTTISRNFDRTDIVEQEGDTDFDEEKENEETEEVDFDQVHDIDNDKSPESQFSESESKRYSQVGFSTNGNIKLPTSKVTVIVPPTPVKKMEKPPLIEDDIQPSSMTPPKLYHPQFQPPPSSSNSIRTENEDLNRRGSIRKLMDNWKKSLIVHKVSSSATDMPINRTMSTKPSTEDLDRLINNAMSVMNEKTVIGKRVDVLSARIIDELEYLIRYYISSESSSVIHEMNYHDDTGDDMEMEVINDNDNDLEEEDDDDRPHRRTRQDKGDVDLHPIEVSPTRADEIEMDINDLSDLNIVKIDNLINDTTADNSHSVKVPRNISTSYFLDEIDIGNDNNNDNDNDNENVKESSSTSFQSPISINWNDQDNINLDGSIEKTPLEEEFEGFEFSQEITTTTNNNNNSTSNDKKQTQPDYSEPNFSFQHSQSQSYSQFQSHSHSHSKSHETSSISTPSNITQYDAEIEELGIAMSPQSVKPKRISFCENTNINSAGFNKRLSVWSKNSITNSISNSNSNGSIAFKRDSMKSYVSYDSAFSVFNESNGNSNGNSFKIENTTTEYNGLKKKTAFNNLRSIVNNSGDGINLENAIRVVSSNQNHLSLSLSRHSSKGSGSGSRKSVRFSTLCALTELPFHEHIAIHNETIISTNANVATNNNNCNHSKSSSSGDAANSSIFSLAMKSRKSSIRTVNKESSTQSTAFTNSSNNSVAIPGISSYALKELAAIPDETMLSTEDPIQYALHKLEGKSSSKSTLKRKDDDDDDNDDDDDDEYLKQPHIDDDTQDILNEINNANTEDAIGLSNTSIEISQVDPPLTPIRMSCRNSNSDMTESDPITSTPRNSQYHENQQQQNHNHNGGDNNVIDTFDFQQPSKPNESTTPPSLEYQSPKIILDNYSPSSDLLSVSNVLFNDAHISFVLSYDSRSLADHFTMIEKDMLQEIDWKDLIELKWNKELTPVNSWLEIIVNDDYYIENKGVNLVIARFNLMVNWIISEILLTQSPNERIHLISRFIHIAQHCLELQNFATLMQIILALTSQRIQKLKQTWKDLIPGDILLLKNLEELASPLKNFLNIRLTINQIKPSKGCIPFVGLYLSDLTFNAERASIIKEHNHNLSGDGDGDGEGEGEGDTLINFAKFRTSVHIVKSLSQCIEWSSNYKFDIQPDLLSKCLYIKSLDEDEMKYCIQHNQK, encoded by the coding sequence ATGCCACAAGATAATCCAGAATCAACCAATCTCACTGGTGAtattggtaataataataataataataacaaagGAGAACAACAACTGCCATTATCGGGGCAAGACATTGCAAAAAACAACCAAGACCACGATAATATTCAAGAAATACTACAGTCTGACTCGATTTTCAAAACTCCTGAACAAGTAGAAACTCATGATATTCTTTCCACATTAACTTCAAATTGTTATAATGAACAAGGTCAAGAACTTAATCTTCAAGGacatcaacaaattaatATTCATCCAGATTTCTATTACAATAAACATAATGAATCTATATTTGACGATGAAAGAATATTCCCCTGTTTACCGACCaccaatgataatgaagatttaGTTAAATACGATGAATTCAACCCtgaattaataaatcatgCCACCATAAAGGCTCttataattcaaatgaCTTCACcagaaattattgattatagTTTAATTTGTGATTTTTTCCTTACTTATCGAATGTTtagtaatagtaatgaAATTATGAATTTATTACTTACAAGGTTAATTTGGGCATTACAATATCTTAATTCAGTGAGTGAagataatattaaaattggGAAATTAGTCTTGGTAAGaacatttgttgttttaagACATTggattattaattattttgttgatgatttcaataataataatgaattatgTGATTATTTCACTAATACCATAAATAAAATCACCTtggaatcaaatttaattcctcaacaacaagaaccaACAAACAAGGTTGATAGTAATCACAGTTTATTCACTAGGAAAATTCTTggagatttgaaaattcatTGGcttaaaattattaatgaattttggCTTTTAGATCTTGATATACATTCCATGTTGACTAATAACAGCGCGTATGATTACATTTTACCTTTAACATCaacattaaataatattaaaaaattatctaaaTCAAATACTGAAGCTTCAATTCGTTCAAATCCATCATATCGTCGTTCAGCTATGCTTTCATTATATGATCAAAGAATTCAACATAAAATGTTGATATTTGATGATACTAGTAgtaataatcaacaagaaaaccctcaattttcaattaataatttactTTTACATCATCATTCATCAAGAGTCTCtatcaataacaaaatcaaaaccattcaacaacaaaagaaattactCAAATCACCAACATTTTCAAGTTCATTTAATATACCAAAATCTCCATTGATATCAAATAGTAATCTTGCCAATATACCTAGTCCAACACCTGCACCTACACATACACTTACAACACCAACAAGATTACATCTGAGATCCAACAATAAACGAGCATTAATGCAATCTAAAAGACATAATCATATGAATATTAAAGATTCGTCacttgatttgaaaaaaacaacaacaactattCTGAGGAATTTTGATAGAACAGATATTGTGGAACAAGAAGGGGATACAgattttgatgaagaaaaagaaaatgaagaaactGAAGAAGTCGATTTTGATCAAGTACATGACATTGATAATGACAAATCCCCAGAATCACAGTTTTCAGAATCAGAATCAAAAAGATATAGTCAAGTTGGATTTTCTACTAATGGGAATATTAAATTACCAACATCTAAAGTCACAGTAATTGTTCCACCTACTCCagttaaaaaaatggaaaaaccTCCATTAATCGAGGATGATATTCAACCATCATCCATGACACCACCAAAATTATATCATCCTCAATttcaaccaccaccatcatcGAGTAATTCCATTAGAactgaaaatgaagatttaAATCGAAGAGGGTCAATAAGGAAATTAATGGataattggaaaaaatcattaattgttCATAAGGTTTCGTCATCGGCAACTGATATGCCAATTAATAGAACCATGTCGACAAAACCATCAACTGAAGATCTTGATAGACTAATAAACAATGCTATGAGTGttatgaatgaaaaaactGTGATTGGTAAAAGAGTAGATGTTTTAAGTGCAAGAATAATCGATGAATTGGAATATTTGATTAGATATTATATTAGTAGTGAATCAAGTAGTGTTATTCATGAAATGAATTATCATGATGACACTGGTGATGACATGGAAATGGAAGTTATTAATgacaatgataatgatcttgaagaagaagatgatgatgacagACCACATCGAAGGACAAGACAGGATAAAGGTGATGTTGATTTACACCCAATAGAAGTATCTCCTACAAGAGCCGATGAAATAGAAATGgatattaatgatttatcagatttaaatattgttaaaattgataatcttATTAATGATACTACTGCTGATAATAGTCATTCAGTGAAAGTTCCAAGAAATATATCTACAAGTTATTTCTTAGATGAAATTGACATTGGAaatgacaataataatgataatgataatgataatgaaaatgttaaagaatcttcttctacttcATTTCAAAGTCCTATAAGTATTAATTGGAATGATCAagataatattaatttagatggatcaattgaaaaaactccattagaagaagaatttgaagGCTTTGAATTTCTGCAAGaaattaccaccaccaccaacaataacaacaacagtacCAGCAATgataaaaaacaaacacaGCCAGATTATTCTGAACCTAATTTTAGTTTTCAACATTCCCAATCGCAATCGTATTCTCAATTCCAATCTCATTCTCATTCCCATAGTAAATCACATGaaacttcatcaatttctaCACCTAGTAATATTACACAATATGATGcagaaattgaagaattaggTATAGCAATGAGTCCACAACTGGTCAAACCTAAAAGAATAAGTTTTTGTGAAAATACCAATATAAATTCCGCCGGGTTTAATAAACGACTTTCAGTGTGGTCGAAAAATTCCATTactaattcaatttctaattctaattctaaTGGTTCAATTGCATTTAAAAGAGATTCAATGAAATCTTATGTTAGTTATGATTCAGCATTTTCTGTTTTCAATGAATCGAATGGAAACTCAAATGGAAACTCTTTTAAGATAGAAaatactactactgaaTATAATggattgaaaaagaaaactgctttcaataatttacGATCAATAGTTAATAATCTGGGAGATGGTattaatttagaaaatgCCATTAGAGTGGTTAGTTCCAATCAGAAtcatttatcattatcattatctcGTCATAGTTCTAAAGGATCAGGATCAGGATCAAGGAAAAGTGTTAGATTTAGTACGTTATGTGCATTAACTGAATTACCATTTCATGAACATATTGCCATACATAATGAAACCATAATTAGCACCAATGCCAATGTTgctactaataataataattgtaatCATTCCAAACTGTCATCATCGGGTGATGCTGCTAATAGTTCGATTTTTTCATTAGCTATGAAAAGTCGGAAAAGTTCCATTAGAACCGTCAATAAAGAATCATCAACTCAATCTACCGCTTTTACAAATTCAAGTAATAATTCAGTGGCGATCCCTGGTATAAGTAGTTATgcattaaaagaattagcAGCAATTCCTGATGAAACTATGCTTTCTACTGAAGATCCTATTCAATACGCTTTACATAAATTGGAAGGTAAATCATCGTCAAAACTGActttaaaaagaaaagatgatgacgatgacgataatgatgacgatgatgatgacgagTATTTGAAACAACCACacattgatgatgatacacaagatattttgaatgaaattaataatgcCAATACTGAAGATGCCATTGGACTTAGTAATACTAGTATTGAAATATCTCAAGTTGATCCACCATTGACACCAATAAGAATGAGTTGtagaaattcaaattcagaTATGACTGAATCTGATCCTATAACTTCAACACCACGTAATAGTCAATACCATGAGaaccaacaacagcaaaaCCACAATCACAATGgtggtgataataatgTAATTGATACATTTGATTTCCAACAACCATCGAAACCCAATGAATCTACAACACCACCTTCTTTAGAATATCAATCACCGAAAATCATTTTAGATAATTATTCCCCTTCAAGTGATTTATTATCGGTACTGAatgttttatttaatgatgCTCATATATCATTTGTTTTATCATATGATTCACGATCATTAGCTGATCATTTCACCatgattgaaaaagatatgTTACAAGAGATTGATTGGaaagatttgattgaattaaaatGGAATAAAGAATTAACTCCAGTTAATAGTTGGTTAGAAATCATTGTGaatgatgattattatattgaaaacaagGGGGTTAATTTAGTTATTGCaagatttaatttaatggtaaattggataatttcggaaattttattaactCAATCACCAAATGAAagaattcatttaatttcaagATTTATTCATATTGCTCAACATTGTTTAGAGTTACAAAATTTTGCTACATTAATGCAAATTATTTTAGCTTTAACTTCTcaaagaattcaaaaattaaaacaaactTGGAAAGATTTAATTCCGGgtgatattttattattgaaaaatcttgAAGAATTGGCTTCACctttaaaaaatttcttaaaTATTAGATTAActattaatcaaattaaacCATCTAAAGGTTGTATACCATTTGTGGGATTATATTTAAGTGATTTAACGTTTAATGCTGAAAGAGCAAGTATAATCAAAGAACACAACCACAATCTTagtggtgatggtgatggtgatggaGAAGGAGAAGGAGAAGGAGATACGTTGATTAATTTTGCTAAATTTAGAACTTCGGTTCATATtgttaaatcattatctCAATGTATTGAATGGTCAagtaattataaatttgatattcAACCGGATTTATTATCGAAATGTCTTTATATCAAAAGTTtggatgaagatgaaatgaaatattgTATTCAACATaatcaaaaatag
- the PST1 gene encoding Pst1p (Putative 1,4-benzoquinone reductase; hyphal-induced; regulated by Cyr1, Ras1, Efg1, Nrg1, Rfg1, Tup1; Hap43-induced; Spider biofilm induced), with protein sequence MAQGKVAIIIYSLYHHVYDLALAEKAGIEAAGGVADIYQVAETLSDDVLAKMHAPAKPDIPIATHETLTQYDAFLFGIPTRFGNFPAQIKAFWDRTGGLWAKNALRGKYAGVFVWTGTPGGGQETTIINSLSTLAHHGIIYVPFGYGYPGMTDLEEVHGGSPWGAGTFASGNGSRKVTDLEKAIAKQQGEDFFKTVFK encoded by the coding sequence ATGGCACAAGGAAAAGTAGcaattatcatttattcattatATCATCATGTTTATGATTTAGCCTTAGCTGAAAAAGCTGGAATTGAAGCTGCTGGAGGTGTTGCTGATATTTATCAAGTTGCCGAAACATTATCTGATGATGTTTTAGCTAAAATGCATGCACCAGCAAAACCAGATATTCCAATTGCAACTCATGAAACTTTAACTCAATATGAtgcatttttatttggtatTCCAACCAGATTTGGTAATTTCCCTGCTCAAATTAAAGCTTTTTGGGATAGAACCGGTGGTTTATGGGCTAAAAATGCTTTAAGAGGGAAATATGCTGGTGTTTTCGTTTGGACTGGTACTCCAGGTGGTGGTCAAGAAACTACCATTATTAATAGTTTGAGTACTTTGGCTCATCATGGGATTATTTATGTTCCATTTGGGTATGGATATCCTGGTATGACTGATTTAGAAGAAGTTCATGGTGGATCTCCTTGGGGGGCTGGTACTTTTGCTTCAGGTAATGGGTCAAGAAAAGTTACTGATTTAGAAAAAGCTATTGCTAAACAACAAGGTGAAGATTTCTTTAAAACTGTCTTCAAATGA